In one window of Nakamurella sp. PAMC28650 DNA:
- the tatC gene encoding twin-arginine translocase subunit TatC encodes MLLGRKKDEPKPDGTMSLMEHLYELRKRLFWAALGLALGTAVGFIWYTVSIPALHIPNLGDILTGPYCRVPASKRLPVPGHACALLATDVFSPLQIRLKAGFMVGAVLSSPVWLSQLWGFVTPALFDKERKFARIFVSCAATLFAAGAVLAYFVISEGLTVLLGFAGSSVVSGLDPSKYFQFLQAMLIIFGVSFELPLLLIMLNVIGLIKGAKLAKARRYSIFGIVVFAALVVPGNDPITMSALALSLTILYEVAVQVTKLHDKRKGTRDEAEGLTDLSDDEASPVPTTAGRHGGTEASDLIERPTPVGAPAPIINDPSRDFGDAT; translated from the coding sequence GTGTTGCTAGGCCGCAAGAAGGACGAGCCGAAGCCCGACGGCACGATGTCCTTGATGGAGCACCTCTACGAGCTTCGCAAGCGGCTGTTCTGGGCCGCCCTCGGCCTCGCACTCGGCACCGCCGTCGGCTTCATCTGGTACACCGTGTCCATCCCGGCCCTGCACATCCCGAACCTCGGTGACATCCTCACCGGCCCCTACTGCAGGGTGCCGGCGTCCAAGCGTCTCCCGGTACCCGGCCACGCCTGCGCCCTGCTCGCCACGGACGTCTTCAGCCCGCTGCAGATCCGGTTGAAGGCCGGCTTCATGGTCGGCGCGGTGCTCTCCAGCCCGGTCTGGCTCTCGCAGCTGTGGGGCTTCGTCACCCCCGCGCTGTTCGACAAGGAGCGCAAGTTCGCCCGCATCTTCGTCAGCTGCGCCGCCACGCTGTTCGCCGCGGGTGCGGTGCTCGCCTACTTCGTCATCAGCGAGGGCCTCACGGTCCTCCTCGGGTTCGCCGGCAGCAGTGTGGTCAGCGGCCTCGACCCGTCCAAGTACTTCCAGTTCCTGCAGGCCATGCTGATCATCTTCGGGGTGTCCTTCGAGCTGCCCCTGCTGCTGATCATGTTGAACGTCATCGGGTTGATCAAGGGCGCCAAGCTGGCCAAGGCCCGTCGTTACTCCATCTTCGGCATCGTGGTGTTCGCCGCCCTGGTGGTGCCCGGGAACGACCCGATCACCATGTCGGCGCTGGCCCTGTCGCTGACGATCCTGTACGAGGTGGCCGTCCAGGTGACCAAGCTCCACGACAAGCGCAAGGGCACCCGGGACGAGGCCGAGGGCCTGACGGACCTGTCCGACGACGAGGCATCGCCCGTTCCGACGACCGCCGGGAGGCACGGCGGCACCGAGGCCTCTGACCTGATCGAACGCCCCACCCCGGTCGGCGCGCCGGCGCCGATCATCAACGATCCCTCCCGTGACTTCGGCGACGCTACGTGA
- a CDS encoding YafY family protein codes for MTETATDRLARVLGLVPYISRRPGVALVDLAVEFGVSAEQIGADLDLLMVCGLPGYYPDDLIDVVLDEEGGTVSIAFDAGIERPIRLTSDEAVALTVALRAFADLPGLVDADAVYSALAKLEQAGAETAGAVRVAAADDAPALGAVRQAVDESRQIWMRYYTASRDALTERIVDPIRLLVTDGHAYLEGYCHSADAVRHFRVDRIEDITVLDEPAQGQLWVDSDVPEKMFHPDPQIPPVTLRLAAAARWVAEYYQTEDAVELPAEDDETAPGSLRVRLRSGGDDWLLRLVLSLGGAAVIEDRPDLALRVSARAAEALEAYR; via the coding sequence ATGACCGAAACCGCAACGGATCGGCTGGCCAGGGTGCTCGGGCTGGTGCCGTACATCTCCCGCCGGCCCGGGGTCGCGCTGGTCGATCTGGCCGTCGAGTTCGGCGTCAGCGCCGAGCAGATCGGCGCCGACCTGGATCTGCTGATGGTCTGCGGTCTGCCCGGCTACTACCCGGACGACCTGATCGACGTCGTGCTGGACGAAGAGGGCGGCACCGTGTCGATCGCGTTCGACGCCGGCATCGAACGCCCGATCCGGCTCACCTCGGACGAGGCGGTCGCCTTGACGGTGGCCCTGCGGGCCTTCGCGGATCTCCCCGGCCTCGTCGATGCGGACGCCGTCTACTCGGCACTGGCGAAGCTCGAACAGGCCGGCGCCGAGACGGCCGGAGCGGTCCGGGTCGCAGCGGCCGACGACGCTCCGGCGCTCGGGGCGGTCCGGCAGGCGGTCGATGAATCACGGCAGATCTGGATGCGTTACTACACCGCGTCCCGCGACGCGCTGACCGAGCGCATCGTCGACCCGATCCGGTTGCTGGTCACCGACGGGCACGCCTACCTGGAGGGCTACTGCCACTCGGCCGACGCGGTCCGTCACTTCCGGGTGGACCGGATCGAGGACATCACCGTTCTGGACGAGCCCGCCCAGGGACAGCTGTGGGTCGACTCGGACGTGCCGGAGAAGATGTTCCACCCGGATCCGCAGATCCCGCCGGTGACGTTACGGCTGGCCGCGGCGGCCAGGTGGGTCGCCGAGTACTACCAGACGGAGGATGCGGTCGAACTTCCGGCCGAGGACGACGAGACAGCGCCCGGATCGCTCCGGGTCCGGCTCCGGTCCGGTGGGGACGACTGGCTGCTACGACTGGTGCTCTCGCTCGGCGGGGCCGCCGTGATCGAGGACCGGCCCGACCTGGCACTACGGGTCAGCGCTCGGGCTGCCGAGGCACTGGAGGCCTATCGCTGA
- a CDS encoding RNA helicase: MSDGHLTDHYDAESEEPVSPADRYARSRDRAQHPYFTEFAAGRPFALDPFQIDSCRALEDGRGVLVCAPTGAGKTVVGEFAVYRALATGGKCFYTTPIKALSNQKFSDLVAEYGADRVGLLTGDTSINSHADAVVMTTEVLRNMLYADSPDLDGLTAVVMDEIHYLADKFRGAVWEEVILHLPPHVQVVGLSATVSNAEEFGAWLQTVRGHTTVVVDEHRPVPLWQHMLVGRRLYDLFSTSSEHFDPSRPNARIRIEPALARAVSDAEALADRFGGGGSGRGRERSNRDNRGGRAGFGSQHGGSQHGAGGTRWRPTSRVDVIERLDGSGLLPAITFIFSRAGCDAAVTQCVRSGMRLTSEHERSEIRAVIDRRTVDLPEADLAVLGYWEWREALERGIAAHHAGMLPAFKETVEELFVAGLVKAVFATETLALGINMPARTVVLEKLVKYNGEGHVDLTPGEYTQLTGRAGRRGIDVEGHAVVLWSPGMDPHVVGGLASKRTYPLRSSFRPSYNMAVNLTDRMGRRSAKELLEQSFAQFQADSAVVGLVRQVRRDDEAITSHLKAMTCHLGDVAEYLGLTNELAAQEKTQARAGAARRRDATTQDLMNLTRGDVISIPAGRRAGLAVVLDPGVGSDDVVRPLVVTVGRWAGRLSASDFRGPVPSLGRIKLDKFVDHRAPGVRRDIASALGAAATGGRLATKGAVPRGNREDVDIAALRRAVRSHPVHGCADRDTHLQWARRWQRLKTENAALEARVAGSRNSLGDALDRILGLLDRYGYIRGDDLTDAGRMLSRIWSESDLVVAECLQRGVWDHLGPAELAAAASMLVFEARREGVGAPRLPAGAAATAMAETQRIWAQITADEADAGLPATRSPDPGFAAAVAAWARGETLTQSLEVANATGTDMSAGDFVRWCRQVIDLLDQVRTVAGSDLSATAKQALTALRRGVVALGAV; the protein is encoded by the coding sequence GTGAGCGATGGTCACCTGACGGACCACTACGACGCTGAATCCGAAGAACCGGTCTCCCCGGCCGACCGGTACGCGAGGTCGAGGGACCGCGCGCAGCACCCGTACTTCACCGAGTTCGCCGCCGGTCGTCCGTTCGCCCTGGATCCGTTCCAGATCGACTCCTGCCGCGCGCTGGAGGACGGCCGCGGTGTCCTGGTCTGTGCCCCCACGGGCGCCGGGAAGACGGTGGTCGGCGAGTTCGCCGTCTACCGGGCGCTGGCGACCGGTGGAAAGTGCTTCTACACCACGCCGATCAAGGCCCTGTCGAACCAGAAGTTCTCCGACCTGGTCGCCGAGTACGGCGCCGACCGGGTCGGACTGCTGACCGGCGACACCTCGATCAACTCGCATGCCGACGCCGTGGTGATGACGACGGAGGTGCTGCGGAACATGCTCTACGCGGACTCGCCCGATCTTGACGGCCTGACGGCCGTCGTGATGGACGAGATCCACTACCTCGCCGACAAGTTCCGTGGGGCGGTCTGGGAGGAGGTCATCCTGCACCTGCCTCCGCACGTGCAGGTGGTCGGTCTCTCCGCCACGGTCTCCAACGCCGAGGAGTTCGGCGCCTGGCTGCAGACGGTCCGCGGACACACCACCGTCGTGGTCGACGAGCACCGTCCGGTCCCGCTGTGGCAGCACATGCTGGTCGGTCGCCGGCTGTACGACCTGTTCAGCACCTCCAGCGAGCACTTCGACCCGTCCCGACCGAACGCCCGGATCCGGATCGAGCCGGCGCTGGCCAGGGCGGTGTCCGACGCCGAGGCACTGGCGGACCGGTTCGGGGGCGGCGGGTCCGGACGGGGCCGGGAGCGCAGCAACCGTGACAACCGGGGCGGGCGGGCCGGCTTCGGTAGCCAGCACGGGGGGAGCCAGCACGGCGCCGGTGGGACCCGTTGGCGGCCGACCTCCCGCGTCGACGTGATCGAGCGGCTGGACGGATCCGGCCTGCTGCCGGCCATCACCTTCATCTTCTCCAGGGCCGGATGTGACGCGGCCGTCACCCAGTGCGTCCGCTCCGGGATGCGACTGACCAGCGAGCACGAGCGGAGCGAGATCCGCGCGGTGATCGACCGCCGCACGGTGGACCTCCCGGAGGCCGATCTAGCGGTGCTGGGCTACTGGGAGTGGCGCGAGGCGCTCGAGCGCGGTATCGCCGCCCACCACGCCGGGATGCTGCCGGCCTTCAAGGAGACCGTCGAGGAACTCTTCGTGGCGGGCCTGGTGAAGGCGGTGTTCGCGACGGAGACCCTTGCCCTGGGCATCAACATGCCGGCCAGGACGGTGGTGCTGGAAAAGCTCGTCAAGTACAACGGCGAGGGCCACGTCGACCTGACGCCGGGGGAGTACACCCAGCTGACCGGCCGGGCCGGACGACGCGGCATCGACGTCGAGGGCCACGCCGTGGTGCTCTGGTCGCCCGGGATGGATCCGCACGTGGTCGGCGGACTGGCCTCCAAGCGGACCTACCCGTTGCGCTCCTCGTTCCGGCCCAGCTACAACATGGCCGTCAACCTCACCGACCGGATGGGTCGCCGTTCGGCCAAGGAGTTGCTCGAGCAGTCGTTCGCGCAGTTCCAGGCCGACTCGGCCGTGGTCGGTCTGGTCCGTCAGGTCCGGCGGGACGACGAGGCGATCACGTCGCACCTGAAGGCGATGACCTGCCACCTCGGTGACGTTGCGGAGTACCTCGGGCTGACCAACGAGCTGGCCGCGCAGGAGAAGACCCAGGCCCGGGCGGGGGCGGCCCGCCGTCGCGACGCGACCACCCAGGATCTGATGAACCTGACCAGGGGTGACGTCATCTCCATCCCGGCCGGGCGGCGCGCTGGATTGGCGGTCGTGCTGGATCCGGGGGTCGGGTCCGACGACGTCGTGCGCCCGCTGGTGGTCACCGTCGGACGCTGGGCCGGACGTCTGTCGGCCAGCGACTTCCGTGGCCCGGTACCGAGTCTCGGCCGGATCAAGCTGGACAAGTTCGTCGACCACCGGGCTCCGGGGGTGCGTCGCGACATCGCGTCCGCGCTCGGTGCGGCCGCGACCGGTGGAAGGTTGGCGACCAAGGGAGCCGTCCCGCGCGGCAACCGCGAGGACGTCGACATCGCCGCGCTGCGCCGTGCGGTCCGTTCGCATCCGGTGCACGGTTGCGCCGACCGTGACACCCACCTGCAGTGGGCCAGACGTTGGCAGCGGCTGAAGACCGAGAATGCGGCCCTCGAGGCCAGGGTGGCCGGCTCCCGGAACTCGCTGGGTGATGCCCTCGACCGGATCCTCGGTCTGCTGGACCGCTACGGCTACATCCGGGGTGATGACCTCACCGACGCGGGGCGGATGTTGTCGCGCATCTGGTCCGAGAGCGACCTGGTGGTCGCGGAGTGCCTGCAGCGGGGCGTCTGGGACCACCTCGGTCCCGCCGAACTGGCGGCCGCCGCATCGATGCTGGTCTTCGAGGCGCGGCGGGAGGGTGTCGGTGCCCCCCGCCTACCGGCGGGCGCGGCCGCCACCGCGATGGCCGAGACCCAGCGGATCTGGGCGCAGATCACCGCAGACGAAGCCGATGCCGGGCTGCCGGCCACCCGCAGTCCGGATCCGGGTTTTGCCGCGGCCGTGGCCGCCTGGGCACGCGGTGAGACGTTGACCCAGTCCCTCGAGGTGGCCAATGCCACCGGCACCGACATGTCGGCCGGTGACTTCGTCCGCTGGTGCCGGCAGGTGATCGATCTGCTCGACCAGGTCCGCACCGTCGCCGGTTCCGATCTCTCCGCCACTGCGAAGCAGGCGCTGACCGCGTTGCGCAGGGGGGTGGTGGCGCTGGGTGCAGTGTGA